From Brassica oleracea var. oleracea cultivar TO1000 unplaced genomic scaffold, BOL UnpScaffold01492, whole genome shotgun sequence:
gaactactcagacatgaccaAATAAATCATGACAGCAATAAGGTATGAAAACTGCATTAGAATAAttgatagatattaatggagtttcaatcacaaataactttggatcttctctccaatttACTacaaatcctagaaaacctttgctgtaaaatcagtaaaacaagaaagcacactttgcctctaacatgttggcaaagcttatataattatgttaaaacttatcaggggtaatcttgtaaattggcaaaaacttgggctctaagtcggctgagaccaaatGGGCTTTCTGCGTgctttgctgtcgatcgatgtcaagatgtgaacatcgatcgattattcctcttcaatgtcgaccgatggtcgagctcgatggttatctcgggtgcttactccaaatatctccaaaacgctccaaaatcatcactttcctccaaatcactcctgattctataaatatgctaaatagactctagaatataaaaaatagttattaaaacagttataaaccatgggtgaaagtgggtcaaatccatggtgtaTCACGGAGCCCACAGACGACACATGGCCCAACCTAGGAGCCCTTTTCGCTGAGCATCTCGTCAAGCTCAAGATGAATCCGTTCCAGTCACAAGGAAAGAATAAGGAGACGATCGGGAGTCTACTTACACCGATCTGCAGACACTGCAGAGTACCGGAGTGGATGCGGAATCCAGAGGATCGAACAAAAGAATCCAGAGGTATGAATTTCGTTTTCATCATAACGAGATCTCTGCCGTCTGTTATAGAAAGTCAAAATATCATTATGCGATATGCTAATGATACAATGGATACTTGGCTTCTCGATAGGATCTTATTTGGTGTTTTGGGATGTCAGAACAGATTCTTTAATGATTGTTTAAAGATATGTCGAATCAATTAATGTATTAGGATTATGGAGTAATGAGTTGAGCTCTGTGTGTCAGTATATAAGGAACTGGGATTTATTCTTCAGAAGCATCAAAGTTTCTTCTATAATAGCATACGATCTAAActgttcttttttcttgttcttggcTTTGGCGATCATGTCTCAGTCGCAGCTTATCGGAAAGAGTGGTGATGGGAAGGATGGGTAGGGGAATCGTAAGCGGTTGAAGATCTCTATTCCTCATTTTGACAACTCTGATCTGGTTAAGAGTTACTCGAAGACTCTGATCGGGAGATGTATGAATCCGGCGAACCAAGATGGCGCGGCTCTGCTGGTGATGTTACCGAAAATTTGGAAGGTGGAAGAGAGAGTGGTGGGAGCGGACCTGGGAATGGGACGGTTCCAGTTTCATTTTGATAAAGAGGAAGACATTCTGGCGGTATTGGAGatgcagccatatcatttcgaTTATTGGATGATAGCGCTCGCTAGGTGGCAACCAAAGATGATGAGAGACTTTCCTTCAGAGATCCCTTTTTGGATCAAGATTGAGGGTGTCCCCACAGAGTTTTGGTCAACTCCAACGTTCCAGAGCATTGGCGATGCTATTGGTGAGACTACAGATGTGGATCTCGATTATGGAAAGATGCGGGTGATCATAGATGGATGCAAGGAGTTGTGTTTTGAGACAACGGTTGATTTCAAAGGTGGAGAATACTATGAGGAAGAGGAGGCTCTTGTCACGTTAAAGTTTGAAAAGTTGTTTGGGCACTGCTCTCTCTGTCTCAATCTTTGCCATGATTTGGGGAGCTGCCCTTTGAATCCAAacccggagaagaagaaggagggcAGGGAGGGTGCTGCTGTCAGAAAGGATGATCGAGCAAGGAGTTATAAGGGAGTCGTGATCAATGGAGAGGGGACTCATCAAGAGAATGACAAGGATACAAGGAGATACCAAGGTAAGGGGAAAGGAAAGATGTACGAGGAACAAGAATCAAGGTGGGAACGGGTGTCGGAACGAGGAAGTAAAAGATCCTTCTCAAACCGCAATCACAACAAACTTGAGGACGGAGGCTCCAGGAACCGCAACTCTCGGTGGGAACAAACAAGACGACATTTAGAGGAGGAGAGGAGTCGACCATCTCGTGCAATGCGTGGAGAAAGAACCCCACCACGAGGTGAAAGAAGTACGGTGAGCAGGAACAGAGAGGAGCCAcgtgaagaaggagaaataaGGTTTGATGGGAGTGATAGGGGGAGGTTGCAAGATGTGGAGATTTTTCCACCGGGACCTGTACAGGAGACATCTCCACTCCCCGGTGATCCTGATCAGGTAAATTTAATTACGGGAGAGTTAGAAAATGGTTTGGATCTGGTTAGCGAGTTTTTAGAAGATGNNNNNNNNNNNNNNNNNNNNNNNNNNNNNNNNNNNNNNNNNNNNNNNNNNNNNNNNNNNNNNNNNNNNNNNNNNNNNNNNNNNNNNNNNNNNNNNNNNNNNNNNNNNNNNNNNNNNNNNNNNNNNNNNNNNNNNNNNNNNNNNNNNNNNNNNNNNNNNNNNNNNNNNNNNNNNNNNNNNNNNNNNNNNNNNNNNNNNNNNNNNNNNNNNNNNNNNNNNNNNNNNNNNNNNNNNtttctgttttttgttttgtttcagtaAGCTCTACGAGCAGTTTAAGCTTTATATGGTTTGTTTGGGTTTCAAAAGGGTTTTTATTAAGTTGTAGCTTGCTTGGTGATTGGAATGGATGGAATAAAATTATTGGTTTTGGTTCTTGGATTGGTTTGAGATTGTTGGAGAGAAGTGATCTGTGTTTATTATTTATGCATGTTGATGATCATGGAAGTGATCTGGAACTATTATCAGAGGAGTTGGTCTTTATGTGGTTTGTTGGTGTTGGGTTGGAGTTTGCGACAGAACAGAATGTTCTTGTTGGATGGACTCGAGGCTTGTGGCTGGTCTCTTTAAACCAGCTACAGTTTGTTTCTTTGGAAAGGTTAAGAAGTTTCAATTTGGGAACATACGTTTCAGTTACTGTATACGTGTCCGGAGTTTACACAGATTTATTTCTGTTTTACGTGAAAAACATAACTTATATAGCCGCtttttttattatggtttttcTTGGATCCAATTTAAAGGATAAGGTcgaactgaaaataatatatatacttggaTGGGGGCaagattatattattattttcatattaaaggTGTTCACTATGTCGGTTATTTTTGGACGTTTGGTGGCTTATTGTTTTTTTGGAGGTTGGGACTTCAGAGTATTATCAAACTCAAATTCGCATGCTCTGGGgagtattatttatattgttaaatgAGAGTGCTTAGTTGGAATTGTAGAGGTATGGGAAGTAAGTGGACTATGAGCTACCTAAGGGAAATATGGTATAAACATAAAccagattttttgtttttatctgaaacaaaacaagaaacggAATTTGTTCAAGCTTTTCAAGCACATATTGGATTTGATAATTTGTTCACGGTTGATCCAGTGGGAAGGAGTGATGGTTTAGCGCTTTTTTACAACAATGAATCTCAGGCACAAGTATTATATTCTAGTAATAGAATGATAGATGTGGAAGCAGTGACTAACGGAAAGACGGTCTATCTTACGTTTGTGTATGGTGACCCTGTCCCAAAGTTAAGGGAACAATTATCGGAACGTTTGACGAGATATGGACCTGCGCGTTCGGAACCCTGGTTTATTATTGGGGATTTAAATGAGATTACGGGAAATCATNNNNNNNNNNNNNNNNNNNNNNNNNNNNNNNNNNNNNNNNNNNNNNNNNNNNNNNNNNNNNNNNNNNNNNNNNNNNNNNNNNNNNNNNNNNNNNNNNNNNNNNNNNNNNNNNNNNNNNNNNNNNNNNNNCCGATCTAGATGTCGTCTAGATCGAGCTTTAGCGAATGAAGAATGGCATACTCTGTTCCCATGttcttatacagaatatttaGGGTTAGTGGCTTCTGATCATCGTCCAATAGTGGCTTATCTGGATGATAAATTAACTAGGAGAAAAGGGCAATTTCGTTTTGATAAACGATGGATTGGACAAGAAGGTCTTTTGGAATCAATTACAACGGGCTGGTCAGCTTATAGTGCAACAAGAGAAACNNNNNNNNNN
This genomic window contains:
- the LOC106321368 gene encoding uncharacterized protein LOC106321368 (The sequence of the model RefSeq protein was modified relative to this genomic sequence to represent the inferred CDS: added 264 bases not found in genome assembly) produces the protein MNPANQDGAALLVMLPKIWKVEERVVGADLGMGRFQFHFDKEEDILAVLEMQPYHFDYWMIALARWQPKMMRDFPSEIPFWIKIEGVPTEFWSTPTFQSIGDAIGETTDVDLDYGKMRVIIDGCKELCFETTVDFKGGEYYEEEEALVTLKFEKLFGHCSLCLNLCHDLGSCPLNPNPEKKKEGREGAAVRKDDRARSYKGVVINGEGTHQENDKDTRRYQGKGKGKMYEEQESRWERVSERGSKRSFSNRNHNKLEDGGSRNRNSRWEQTRRHLEEERSRPSRAMRGERTPPRGERSTVSRNREEPREEGEIRFDGSDRGRLQDVEIFPPGPVQETSPLPGDPDQVNLITGELENGLDLVSEFLEDETNMLDKDKIIADLALSGEVGMELGENHHTRKEIGSGLELDDEFQNLTDGEGKDMDQVEQVEAKEVVEDDMAGEIGEGKGATVVEKKP